The Hypanus sabinus isolate sHypSab1 chromosome 1, sHypSab1.hap1, whole genome shotgun sequence genome contains a region encoding:
- the LOC132393099 gene encoding uncharacterized protein LOC132393099: MVIMSHQCKLKRSRTRILSYFQTVQGGPKERNCPLPTAMNSQVTKDTLKTAEAHKTVIKIKRRKTRRELNRAKFGKAVVEKLFKCKASRPFQDMPPAEKCHCQCVISSWAAETSIPKPSPNPSWIITQSRLTHHLGIFNKEVKSINIERLLDREQTKDSSPAITKESTTTKLAEEAMEVTSCTPVPKEAVVPVQQPRSLTPKLQPVVENARTILASPTQATDSKSQCHRGLKEWVVPTTELANKLIKTLNTHQVFPGQNLVRSTQQELVNILIERHGRKTGPWLPALLTKQESAAAPVTGTSRPPRSGCSPLDESTIVNKSLSPKDQRIEDSFLIQNDGSVCGPLSSTHSTVVSPLWSPKLDSSRFTGGKIFGISLSGTPGQSGFSPRKVICTTASLLGPQVGSFAGNQADEERALNTSARQQLWPWRNTGSLWRSKAAPGIPRSPVVRRDFPFTRWELSPETTDLGQTSAAQKRALPSSASSPFSSRSPHQRMPKANSSLARILEAYQDTPGRGQWSPLSPNPGKKTRAQGSWGHLECGLGTAGHSKCWNEVDEDPIFRSTGGRHPVGNKRPLPECRRTREMPPLPLQPHSLAKGRAWPQAGADRPSSPQWLGVPPWQTTQEPSPEGVLHASVLEPSPSLLCGRAAAKASPHHIWESSASGNGAQTHYGLIHGSPRTGTWDGKDSSKGPLMDSHGRAYLNWNGAQACQLVPGEGLRCRVEPLPLSLCYPPSDCLEWSDLPLPTVLPKNGWGSSSPEPWLYPRMKLY; encoded by the exons ATGGTGATCATGAGTCACCAGTGTAAGTTGAAGAGGAGCAGAACGAGGATTCTCAGCTACTTCCAGACTGTACAGGGTGGACCAAAGGAAAGGAATTGTCCCCTTCCCACAGCCATGAACTCACAAGTCACAAAGGACACCCTGAAGACAGCTGAAGCTCATAAGACAGTTATTAAAATTAAGCGCAGAAAGACCAGGAGGGAGCTGAATCGTGCAAAATTTGGCAAAGCGGTTGTTGAAAAGCTGTTTAAATGCAAAGCAAGCCGCCCATTTCAGGACATGCCTCCAGCCGAGAAGTGTCACTGTCAATGTGTCATCAGCTCTTGGGCAGCTGAGACCTCCATTCCTAAACCATCTCCAAACCCCAGCTGGATTATTACACAAAGCagactcacccatcacctggggATATTCAATAAGGAGGTCAAATCTATCAATATTGAGAGGCTTTTGGACAGGGAGCAGACAAAAGACTCTAGTCCAGCCATCACCAAGGAGTCCACCACTACTAAATTAGCAGAGGAGGCAATGGAGGTCACGAGCTGTACCCCAGTTCCAAAAGAGGCAGTAGTTCCTGTCCAGCAGCCACGTTCCTTAACACCCAAACTACAGCCTGTCGTGGAGAATGCTCGCACCATTTTAGCTTCTCCCACCCAGGCCACAGACAGCAAATCCCAATGTCACCGTGGCCTCAAAGAGTGGGTAGTCCCCACCACTGAACTAGCTAACAAACTCATCAAAACCTTAAACACCCACCAGGTGTTTCCGGGACAAAACCTGGTGCGCAGCACACAACAAGAGCTTGTGAATATTCTGATAGAACGGCATGGAAGGAAGACAGGTCCCTGGCTCCCAGCACTCTTGACAAAGCAAGAATCAGCTGCTGCTCCCGTGACAG GGACGAGCAGACCACCCAGATCCGGCTGCAGCCCACTTGATGAAAGCACCATTGTGAACAAATCCTTGTCCCCAAAAGATCAACGGATTGAAGATTCATTCTTGATTCAGAATGATGGTTCGGTTTGTGGACCTCTTTCCAGCACACATTCAACTGTG GTGAGCCCCCTTTGGTCCCCGAAGCTGGACAGCAGTCGTTTTACTGGAGGGAAGATCTTCGGGATATCTTTGAGTGGTACTCCAGGGCAGTCAGGCTTCAGCCCACGGAAGGTCATCTGCACCACTGCCTCTCTTCTTGGACCGCAGGTGGGTAGTTTTGCAGGGAACCAGGCAGATGAGGAGCGTGCCCTCAACACCTCTGCTCGCCAACAGCTGTGGCCATGGAGAAACACCGGCAGTTTATGGAGAAGCAAGGCTGCCCCAGGAATTCCCCGAAGTCCTGTTGTGAGGAGGGACTTCCCCTTCACCAGATGGGAGCTCAGCCCGGAAACAACAGACCTGGGCCAGACATCGGCTGCTCAGAAACGGGCACTGCCATCCAGTGCCTCCTCGCCATTCTCCAGCCGCAGCCCTCATCAGCGGATGCCAAAAGCCAACAGCTCGCTGGCACGGATTCTGGAGGCTTACCAGGATACCCCAGGCAGGGGTCAGTGGAGCCCACTGAGCCCAAATCCAGGGAAGAAGACCAGGGCTCAGGGAAGTTGGGGGCACTTGGAGTGTGGGCTAGGGACCGCTGGccacagcaaatgctggaatgAGGTGGATGAAGACCCCATCTTCAGAAGCACGGGTGGGAGGCACCCAGTGGGAAACAAAAGACCTCTGCCAGAGTGCAGGCGCACAAGAGAGATGCCGCCCCTCCCACTGCAGCCTCACTCGCTGGCAAAGGGTCGGGCTTGGCCTCAAGCTGGAGCAGACCggccctcctctccccagtggcTTGGCGTGCCCCCCTGGCAAACCACACAAGAGCCAAGCCCAGAGGGAGTGCTCCATGCCTCTGTGTTGGAGCCATCACCCTCACTCCTGTGTGGCAGGGCAGCGGCCAAAGCAAGTCCACACCACATCTGGGAGTCGTCAGCCTCAGGGAACGGTGCTCAGACCCACTACGGGCTAATCCACGGCTCGCCCAGAACTGGCACCTGGGATGGGAAAGACTCCAGCAAGGGTCCACTGATGGACTCGCATGGCAGGGCTTACCTGAACTGGAATGGGGCACAGGCATGCCAGCTGGTTCCAGGAGAAGGACTCAGGTGCAGAGTGGAGCCCCTGCCCCTCTCCTTGTGTTACCCACCGTCTGACTGCCTGGAATGGAGTGATTTGCCACTGCCCACTGTCCTCCCAAAGAATGGCTGGGGCAGCAGCAGTCCAGAGCCCTGGCTCTACCCCAGGATGAAACTCTACTGA